The region GGGTTTATGAACAGTTAATATAATCTGAGCACCTAAACCCATAGGAAATTTACCATATTTTAACGTTTTCCATGAGTTATTTATGGTTAAAGGAACCACTGTTGCATTGGGTATATTTTTCATTAAGGTTAGCAAACCACGACGTTGAAATGGTTTTGGTGTGCCATCTTTACTTCGTGTGCCTTCAGGAAAAATAACAGCAGCGTATTTTTTTTCGTTTATAAATTCAGAAAATTCGTTTATGGCACGAATAGATTGTCTCGGATTTTTTCTGTCAATTAAAGCGGCGCCACCATGGCGTAAATTATAAGATACACTAGGTATCCCTTTACCTAATTCTATTTTACTAATAAATTTAGGGTGGTATTGTCTCATATACCAAAGTATTGGGGAAATGTCGTACATGCTTTGGTGGTTAGATACTATAATTAAAGGCGCGTCTTTAGGGATTTCGTTATCAAATTTATTAATGTATTTAAAACGTGTGCCTAAAATATTTAAGCAGCGTAATAAAAAAAACTGTAAAACATTTACGCTATGTTGCAATGCATTGTATCCAAACACACGATGGCTAATCCATAACATTGGGTGAAAAATACAAATGGTTAATAAAAAAGCAAAAGCATATAAGACAGTTAAGGGATACGCTAATAGTTTCATGAATTAGGTTTTGGAAATTTTCAGTTTAAGCAAAAATAAGATATAAAAAAACCACGCCAATAGCGTGGTTTATATTTTTTACAAAAAAATGTCTTAACACACTTGGTTAAAAGCATCTTTAAGATTGTCTGCAATCATTTCTGCAGGACGTCCTTCAATGTGGTGACGCTCTAACATATGTACCAATTCTCCATCTTTAAATAATGCAATAGAAGGTGAGCTTGGCGGAAAAG is a window of Formosa sediminum DNA encoding:
- a CDS encoding lysophospholipid acyltransferase family protein yields the protein MKLLAYPLTVLYAFAFLLTICIFHPMLWISHRVFGYNALQHSVNVLQFFLLRCLNILGTRFKYINKFDNEIPKDAPLIIVSNHQSMYDISPILWYMRQYHPKFISKIELGKGIPSVSYNLRHGGAALIDRKNPRQSIRAINEFSEFINEKKYAAVIFPEGTRSKDGTPKPFQRRGLLTLMKNIPNATVVPLTINNSWKTLKYGKFPMGLGAQIILTVHKPINLSTFTETTDTLIDQIEHTVTQSINH